One genomic segment of Mytilus trossulus isolate FHL-02 chromosome 4, PNRI_Mtr1.1.1.hap1, whole genome shotgun sequence includes these proteins:
- the LOC134715383 gene encoding aspartate aminotransferase, cytoplasmic-like, with the protein MDSVFADIEGAPAIEVFKLIGDYNEDTFDKKVNLGVGAYRTDEGKPWVLPVVKTVEAMMAGDAGLNHEYLPISGLPDYRTACQKLLLGSESPAIQSSRVESFQACGGTGAIRLAADFLKRLMNFDCVYVSKPTWGNHKTIFKRSGFSDVREYRYWHPETKSLDFQGMLEDLNNAPEKSVVILHGVAHNPTGVDPTKDQWVEIIKTCQAKNIFILVDIAYQGFATGDLDADAHLPRYLDRNNIEFMAAQSFSKNFGLYNERTGNLVVVCANSELKAKIRSQMELIIRVTWSNPPNHGARIVTTVLNNPANCAEWKEHIKEMASRIKQMRQMLHAKLKALGTPGNWDHIIQQIGMFSFTGLSPKQVEVMINKYHIYLLKEGGRINMCALTTSNIDYVAKSIHSVVTEAKL; encoded by the exons aTGGACTCCGTATTTGCCGATATTGAAGGTGCACCTGCAATCGAAGTTTTCAAGCTGATCGGGGATTATAATGAAGacacatttgacaaaaaggTTAATTTAGGAGTTGGAG CCTACAGGACAGACGAAGGCAAACCATGGGTTTTACCTGTAGTAAAAACAGTGGAGGCTATGATGGCAGGGGATGCTGGTTTAAATCATGAATATTTACCTATATCTGGACTACCAGACTACAGAACAGCTTGTCAAAAACTACTTCTAGGATCTGAATCACCAGCAATCCAGAGTAGTAGG GTTGAGAGTTTTCAGGCATGTGGTGGAACAGGAGCTATAAGACTTGCTGCTGATTTCTTGAAAAGATTGATGAATTTTGATTGTGTTTATGTATCCAAACCAACATGGG GTAatcataaaacaatatttaagagAAGTGGATTTTCTGATGTTAGAGAGTACAGATATTGGCATCCTGAAACAAAATCACTGGATTTCCAAGGCATGCTTGAAGACTTAAAT AACGCACCAGAGAAATCTGTTGTCATACTACATGGTGTTGCACATAATCCTACTGGAGTGGACCCAACAAAAGATCAGTGGGTAGAGATAATCAAGACCTGTCAG gctaaaaatatatttatcttggTAGACATTGCCTACCAAGGTTTTGCTACAGGTGACCTTGATGCTGATGCTCATCTTCCAAGATACCTAGATAGAAATAATATAGAGTTTATGGCTGCACAATCTTTCTCCAAGAATTTTGGACTGTACA ATGAAAGAACAGGAAACTTAGTGGTGGTGTGTGCTAATTCAGAGTTAAAAGCAAAGATAAGATCTCAGATGGAGCTAATTATTCGTGTCACATGGTCTAATCCACCCAATCATGGAGCTAGAATTGTTACTACTGTTCTCAACAACCCTGCTAATTGTGCTGAATG GAAAGAACATATAAAGGAGATGGCTAGCAGGATAAAACAGATGAGACAAATGCTACATGCTAAGTTGAAAGCATTAGGTACTCCAGGTAATTGGGATCACATCATTCAACAGATTGGAATGTTCAGCTTTACTGGTTTGTCGC CAAAACAAGTAGAGGTGATGATCAACAAATACCACATCTATTTACTGAAAGAAGGTGGCAGAATCAACATGTGCGCTCTCACTACGTCAAATATAGACTATGTCGCCAAAAGTATACATAGTGTTGTTACAGAGGCTAAATTATAA